Part of the Dehalococcoidia bacterium genome is shown below.
AGGAGATAGAGGCCGAAATCAGGCAGCTCGAGACGGCTCTGGAAGAGGCAGGGACAGACGTGGCGCGGCGGCGCCAGGTCAGGCCCAGGCTCAACTCCCTGCGCCTGTGGCGGGCACAGCGCCAGCGCGGCGGCGGCGCCGGCGGCTCCGAGGCCCTGGAAATCCAGGCGTTCCGCATTTCGGCCGAATGCGCCATCGTCACCCTGCCGGGAGAGTTCTTCGTCGAGGTCGCGCGCGATCTCGAGCAGCGGGCCGGCCTGCCCTTCCTCCTCATCGCCGGCTACACGAATGGCACCGCCGGCTACTTCCCGACGCAGCCCGAGTTCGACAACTTCGGCTACGAGGTCGGACAGGCGCGCTTTGTCCCCGGTGCCACCGAGGTGGTAACGGAGGAGGCCGCGCGCCTGGTGCGGAGCCTGTACTGACGCGCGGTCCGACGTTAACGCCGTCGTAAGGCCGTACCGCGCATTGGCGGGGCCGCGCTAACGGCGCCCGGCGCTAGGATCGGCCGGATGCCGTAGACAGGCGTCAGGCAGCCGACAGAGACACTGCGAGCGGCAGCGGATAGGATGGCGTCAGGTGTCGATTGGCGAGGAGAGGGGCATGAGCAGCGAAGAGTCCGCCCGTCTGTACCAGGACCTCGGCGTCCGGCCCGTGATCAACGCGGCAGGCGCTTACACACTGCTCGGGGGTTCCATGCTATCTGCCCGCGTGCGAAGCGCCATGGAGGACGCCAACCGCTACTTCGTGGAGATGGCGGCCCTCTTGCAGTCCAGCGGCGAGATCATCGCCCGGATGCTCGAGTGCGAGGCGGCCTACATCACTTCCGGCGCCGCCGGCGCGCTTGCCCTATCCGCCGCGGCCTGCATGACGGGGAGCGACCCGGCGAAGATCGAGCAGCTACCCGACACGACGGGCATGAAGGACGAGATCCTCATCCAACGGGTCGGGCGCATCAAATACGACCGCTGTGTAACCATTCCGGGCGCGAAGCTGGTCGAGTTCGGCGGTCCGGAGAAGACTTCGGTTGACGACCTGGCGGAGGCATTCACCGCGAAGACCTGCGCCGTGCACTACCTCGCGACGGGCACGCGTCCCGGCAGCCTCCCCCTGGAGGACATCATCCGCCTGGCCCACGACCACGGCGTGCCGGTCATCGTCGACGCAGCAGGGCAGACGTACCCAACCGACGAATTGCGCCGCTACGCCCGCATGGGGGCCGACCTGGTGTGTTATGCCGGCAAGTACTTCGACGCCCCTCACTCGACCGGCCTCATCACTGGCCGGCGAGAGCTCGTCGAGGCGGCGGCCCTGAACGGCTTCGTCTCCTTCGAGACGAATGGCCTGCGCAGCATCGGACGGCCGATGAAGATCGACCGCCAGGAGATCGTGGGCTGTGTCGTCGCCCTGCGAGAGTGGCTCTCCATGGACCACGAGGACCGGCTGATGAAGTACGGCGAGCGTTGTGAAGCCATCATGCGCGCCATCGCCGGGATACCCAACATCGAGGCGCGAAGGCTATCGGAGGTCGAACAGCCGATGCCGGTCTTCCGGGACGGCCTGCGCATCTGGTTCCGCGAGGGCGCGCCGAAGACGGCCGCCCAGGTCGAACGCGAGCTGCGCGAGGGCACGCCGAGCATCTGGACGCGCGCTCATGACGGCGCCCTCAACATCTCGGTGGCCTTTTTCGAAGACGGCGAGGACGAGGTCGTGGCCCAGCGGCTCAGGGCCGTCCTGACGTCGTAGCCTCCGTCCCCGTTGCAGCAAATCGGCCCTGAATAACGCCCGTCGATGACGTTATCGTGCTGAATAGATGGTTTTTGGGTTTCCCCAACCGTTCGCAATGATAGAATCGTAAGGTCGAAACGCGGTGGGGGGTGTATGGACAACGATTACCCGATCAATCTGGACGAAATTCTCCGTACCATCGAAACCGCAGACGTAATTACTGTCCGCTTCCTCCTCATCGAGAAGCGGCTTTTGATTGACAACCGGGTTAACGAGATCGACGGGCCCATGGCCCGGCTGGTGGCGCGGGTCAGCTCCTCCGAGGAGCGGTTCCGCAGCATCCGCCGGCTGCGGCCCCGCTTCCCGCTTCCCGAAAAGCTCACCTCTATCTGGTGGCCCAAGTACATCTCCACCCTGGAGACCTCTGGCGTCTGGCCCGCGCTCGTCCGCCGGATGGCCGAATCCGGCTTCCCCAATGCCGTGCGCCAGTGCGAGGACGTCCTCCGGGAGCTGAAGGAGATGGAGCGCAAAGAGATCATGGGCGCCATCCCCGGCGGCGAAGGCTACCAGACTCTCTGGCAGGCCTCTCACTCCACCCTGTAACCTCGATTACATGACACCGGCCGCGCGAGTGGCCCGCTACGTGCGGGCCGCCATGAAGTCTTTGCCCGCGGAGTTCGCTACGCGTCTCGACAACGTCGAGATTGTCGTCCAGCGCCGCGCGTCACGCCTGCAGAGGCGGCGCTCGGGCGGTGGCGGAGACCTCTACGGTCTTTACGAAGGCGTGCCGCTCGCCCAGAGGGGCTCCTGGTACGGCAACGTCACGCCGGACAAGGTCACGATCTTCTGGGAGCCGCTCGTGAGGGACTTCCCGGATGACGCCGACCTTCGGGAGCAGGTCCGGCGCACCGTGTACCACGAGATCGCGCACCACTTCGGCTTCACCGACGAAGAGCTCCTCGGCCTCGCCGTCGAGTAGGCCCCGCTCGCGTTCCCATGGCTTCATTCTGAGCTCAGGGCCCCCTGACCCTGAGCGGGCCGCGAACCCCGCCTCGCGCCGTCCGTATTCGTGCCTGAGACCGCTGCCAGACGTTCGCGGCCCGCGTGTTAGCATTTAGGCGTGAGCACAACTACCGACCTCTGGGAACGTGTCGATCAGGCGCTTGACCTGATCCGCCCCTACATCCACTCCCACGCTGGCGATGTCAACATAGTCGACGTGACCGATGACGGGGTGGTCAAGTTGCAGATGGTGGGCACCTGTCACGGTTGTCCCATGAGCATGCTCACCCTCCGTCTGGGCATCGAGCGCATCCTCACGGAGAAGGTGGAGGGAGTGACGAGCGTCGTTTCCATAAAGCCGGACGACTTCGACTATCCGGAAATCGAGCCGGCCGACGACGCGGCGTCGTCCTGACTACATGACCATGCGCGCCGACCTGCATTGACCGAGCCGCGCCCAGCAGGGACCGAGAGCTTGCGCGAACGCCTCGCGGAGGGGGTCGCGGACGTGCGCGAGGAGCTCGCCGAGCTGCGGGAGGAGATGGCCGGCGCGGCCGATGCCGTCCGCGAGGACATTGCGGCTACGCCCCTCGCCCGTCGGGCCGTCGCCTCCTACCTCTGGGTCATGTCCCGGGCGCCAACCTCGACGCGGGGCCGCGTCCTTGCCGCTCTGGCGCTCATCGTCCTTGT
Proteins encoded:
- a CDS encoding aminotransferase class V-fold PLP-dependent enzyme, with the protein product MSSEESARLYQDLGVRPVINAAGAYTLLGGSMLSARVRSAMEDANRYFVEMAALLQSSGEIIARMLECEAAYITSGAAGALALSAAACMTGSDPAKIEQLPDTTGMKDEILIQRVGRIKYDRCVTIPGAKLVEFGGPEKTSVDDLAEAFTAKTCAVHYLATGTRPGSLPLEDIIRLAHDHGVPVIVDAAGQTYPTDELRRYARMGADLVCYAGKYFDAPHSTGLITGRRELVEAAALNGFVSFETNGLRSIGRPMKIDRQEIVGCVVALREWLSMDHEDRLMKYGERCEAIMRAIAGIPNIEARRLSEVEQPMPVFRDGLRIWFREGAPKTAAQVERELREGTPSIWTRAHDGALNISVAFFEDGEDEVVAQRLRAVLTS
- a CDS encoding metallopeptidase family protein — translated: MTPAARVARYVRAAMKSLPAEFATRLDNVEIVVQRRASRLQRRRSGGGGDLYGLYEGVPLAQRGSWYGNVTPDKVTIFWEPLVRDFPDDADLREQVRRTVYHEIAHHFGFTDEELLGLAVE
- a CDS encoding NifU family protein, coding for MSTTTDLWERVDQALDLIRPYIHSHAGDVNIVDVTDDGVVKLQMVGTCHGCPMSMLTLRLGIERILTEKVEGVTSVVSIKPDDFDYPEIEPADDAASS